AGTTCCCCCACCCTTTGCGTTTTGGCCTACTTTACTCTCGTCAACTACACTGTGTGCTATCTTCACATCCCATACACATCCTGTACTAGATCCTCTGGGGTTAGCCAGAATATGGACCCTTTCTGGAGGCAAGAACCGCCACCTCCCTCTTTGGAACCCATGTCCCATGGGTGCTCATATTCTGAGGCTGTAAGTGCTCATAAGACAGTGACGGGCCTAGTTTATGATCCTATAAAGAGAAGAGTGATTAGATTGGAATCAGATTGCATTCGAAGCAGAACTCGGAGGAATTCCAAATGTTTCTGGTACCACAGCATCCCAAGCCTGATCCACGTTCTGGGAGAGAAATGCAACCAGTTCTCTAGAGTATCGCTTAGCAAGCTAACAAGTGTCATGCATTGTCGTTGTGCCAGGAAGGCTCCCTGAAAGTGAGAAACATCACTTAGGAGCCAGGTTTGAGAGAGGCCAGGAGCGTAGAACATGACACAGATTATGGAAGCATCGGCCAAACAATGAGAGAAACTGgacagcggctgggccgggggtgtgGAAGGTCAGGGTTAAGCTGCACTTTCAGAGGAAGTTTGTGCAGCCCAGGCCCACATTTCTCCAGGCACTGCTCACAGCCACTCATGTTCAGAAATGTTACCTTCACTGCAAATGAGCATCagggtagccatgatagtctgcatccacaaaaccAAGAAATCcggtggcaccttttagactaacagatattttggagcataagcttttgtgggcaaagacccgcttcgtcagatgcaatatagtggagattccacaaggcTTCTCATTGCAAACGAGCAGGGCCCCATGCTGCTATCAGACCTCTGAGAAGATGCAGGAGAAGCAGGAAGTCATGCAATTAAATAGAGAGATTCTACCTGGAATCCCTTCCGGGAGCGGCTCAGTGGGAACTTCAGGGAGCTTGACTTCTTCCTGCAAGCACATTAAACACGTCACATCCAACTTGCCCCACATGCCACTCTGTTGGCACAGGGCTCCTTCCAGGGTTCTGCCCTGGGCTGGTTGGGAAACTGTACGAACAGGTACTTCTGCATGCAAAATGGCATCTTCCCCCCAGGAATGTGTGGGACGGTGTTATTTAGAGCTGCTAAACTCCGCGCTGTCCAGTGAACCAGGGCAAAGCCTGACTTTGTAAAATGTTATTACCAACGCAGATTACGCACGAGTTTcctcctggcagggccagctgcagattCCCACCAGCACAGACCTAATGGACTCAAGTTTCCTGCAGTAAGACCAGATAGTCTCAAGACTGGAGAACGGCCTTGGAGCAACCACCACCGCCACAGAGTGGAGGGATGAAATCCAGAAGCGAAAGTGAGGCTATGCACCCTGTCTGGGATAATCAAGGTCTTAGTCTAGTAAAGTGGAACTGCCGCCCAGTGAAGGGAGAAGGGAGTGCACCTGATCCACAAGATCACTGTCTGTAGTAACAGCGTAAATAAAAACAACCCTGAAAAACATTCAATGTGGTTTAAATGTCTCCCGAGTGCACAGAATCTGGCTGTCTCCTTAGATGACACACAGAACAAACACGTGGAGTTATAATTAGAGTCTCCAGCAGAATTAAATCAACTGCCATCTCTACAGGGGAACCAAACTCTTTCCCGATGAAAGACTGCCACTTGGAAACGTGGATTAAAAGTAATTACCAGAGCATGAAATGAGGGCTCACCTGAGTAATGGCATTTAATTCTTCTAAAATGGCATCTTCATCCTCTGCGCTGAGGCTGCCAGCTAGCATTTCATCTATTTGCTGTGTGGGAGAGAAACAGATGTGCCAATGAACACCACAGCATGACTGCAATAGCTCGGCTGCTCACACCACCGATCCCACACAGAACCATGCTTGTGATAAGAGGACCCTGTGATGCACAGTTATTGCTCTGCCTTTTTGCTGTACAAGGCCTAAATTCAGGTCTCAGTTTAGCCAGTAACAAGAAGCACGGTCCACACCACAACACTGCATGATTGGCCCCCTCTGCACAGCACCACACACGCATGTTACACGTACCCTTTGATATTCCACAGCATCTTGGGTTTCATCTATTATTCTTTCCACCTCTTCTATagacatgacctaggaggagaaaGCCAGAATCCACATGTGAGGACTGGAGCTGCGGTGTGGAACGTGGTGAATGGACACTGCGGGGGGTGAATGGAGCTCCCTctgcctgccctctgctctgcacATGCGCCCCACCACTTTGGGGGaaaagtgcatggcagcagcggATAGTGCCGATCCAGCGGCAGCCGTGGGGCtggcagttgggggtggggaggggccggACGCACGTCTCCAGCCGCAGGGCCTGGCAATTGGGAGGGGGCCCCGGCATGTGTCTCCAGCCATGGGGCCCGGcagttggtgggggaggagggcgccCAGCACAgactccagccatggggcctaGAAGCTGGGGTGGAGGCCTGGCACGcgtctccagctgcagggcccagcagctgggggggcagtgcaCATTTCCAGTTGCAGGCCAGCAGTTGGGGAGGTGCGGGGGGTTCACATTTCCAGCTGcggaggctctggtgagtcagcTGATGTTGTGGGGGCTGGTGCCTTGCTCTGTGGGATAGGGGagaagctggtgcctggctcggggTGGGGACAGGAGACTGGGGGCCTGGtacctggctctgcaggggagaagggggtggggctgctgcttggtttgggggggaggggggttgctggtgcctggctctgtgggtgggagaggggtggggctcCTGCCTGGCTCGGGGACGGCAGCATTGGTGACTGGCTctgcaggtgggagtgggaggggcggCGATCAGAATgaatcctattggacaccactggactACAGAACAGACCCACAACACTGCATAACCTAGAGCACTCCGGGTCACCTTACCTCATGCATTTTATTCAGACATTCGTTGCCAATCTTCAGGCCTTCAATCACCTTCATTTCAATCTGGGTGAACTCAATATCCTGGACCTAGGGTAAAAACACGAGTCACAGCTGGGTCAAGAGCAGTCACCCCACCACACTGAGCAGCACAGAAACATGGGGCTGTCAAAGACACACTGAAAGACTCAGGCAGCCTGAACTACGAAGCCTTTTACTCAGAGGTCATTCGTTCAAATCCACCTCAGGTCTGTAATAATGGGAAGCAGTGACCATTGGATTGCCGTTCCAGTGCCCATGTAAAATGAATTCCTTAGCTGAGGTGGCTCTATCAAGACCACCGCTGaagtgggcagcagctggctccctAACGGACACTTTGCAAAGGCCAAAGTCTAAACTCAACCTAAGGCAGAACTCTACCCACTTCTACAAATGGGAGGGGAAGCTTCCAGTGCTACACTAGACCAACGCTTTGCTGACTGATGAGACACAGGGTTTAAGCTACATTATACACTGGATCTAGCTCATAACTTGGTTGGGAGACAATCATGGTATAGCCAGCTTCTATGAAATGTCTGTTCTACTAGTCCAGCATTAAGTCCCATTGGTGTTAGGGAGTTCATTGTAATTACACAGAGGCAAAGGGGAACTGGCATTCTTAAGAGCTGTATACAATAAGCCTTTTGCTGGCATTCATTAATTCTCGCATACCATGCGTTCCAGGTTGCTGATTTGGTTTTCTGTTTTATCTAGCAGCTGCTCTTGGTAGCGCTTCTTCTTTAGCAGTAACATGGCTTTTCTGAATGAATAAAACAGTAGAAAACAAACTCAAACAAACGAGCCTAAGAAGATCACATGAACGCGACATTACAGTTTTTATGATGTGTTCTTATAAAACACACACTTCATCAACAATGGTGGAATAACTCCCATCAGGATGAAGGTAATAAAAGGGGCCGATTAGTGCAACATTTACAATCaagagatttctttaaaaaaaaaaaaaaaaaaaagattaaaccaTTGACCAATAGATAGTTCTGAACTGTGGGAACTTCACAGCACTGAAGTCTGGAGACAACCAAACGGTGAACTGGAATGAATGTTTAGTCATCTGCAGAGCCAGAAAGTACAACAGGAAAATTCCCAGCATTGATTCAAACTGGTGCATGCTCTGAACTCAATGTCTCTCACTAATGGGAAAGAGAATGGTGCAGCTACAGAAACTAGCATGGATCACATCAAATCCCTATCTAGACAAAAGAGAGTTCAACTGTCTTCATATGCACTTCTTGCTATCAGCCTTTCACTCTTCTGTACTGAAATGGGCGGCCAGGAGCAGATGCTAACCGACAGCGGCACCTCTGCTGGGTTcttggcagccctggggccagaccACATGTGGGCAATGTTTATCTGGGCCCAGAGTAGATAAGGAAACCCCCTCAAACAGAATAGCAGGAATTCACATGACACTACAGATTTTttcgggggaagggggagagagaaggggaggacaGAAAATTTTAGTTACTGACCAGGCCTGAAGGCAACAGTTCAGACCTGCagggccttccccaccccttgACAACTTTAATTTCTCCACAATGCTTCTCCTGGACTAGGATGCTTTTCactttgaaagaacattttaatCCCAAAGATTTACTTAATCCAAGCAGGAAACATTGGAGAGAAAGTGAGTGATAGGAGCAGATGGGACCCAGCTGGCAGACCAGTGACAGCCACGCTGGCAGAAAGGCACAGGGGAAAGAGCTAGGAGGCAGGGGTCATTTAAGTAATGGAAGGACAGACAAAACGCTCCACTATTTCAGGTCATCACTGGAAGCTGTGCAGACCTGTGCAAATGTATTTTGTTCCAAAGAATCTCTCTTTGGCTTGTTATTAGGTCTAATGATATGGGAGCAACAAATGCCAGACACAAAACCACCATGCAAGAGCGTCGGATCTGTTAGGGAATATTCACTGGTTGATTAGAGTTGTGCTTTGTGGATAGCTGTGTCATAATGAAGCATGAAGACTAACTGAACATTTCTgagaattttaaatatttgagGGCTGGGAGAAATCATGAGACAAGAGTTCAACAATCAACTGACTAAGCAGCAAAGCACGATGAAAGGAGAATTGTGTATTGCAGTTCTAAAATATAACTCAAAAGGACACTGTCTGCTAAACAACACATTAGATTGGGTTGTACACTCTTCGGGAAGATACCAAAAAAAACCCATCTCATAATTGGGCTCAGATCCTGACAGGGGCTTTGGAATGCTACTACAATACATACAATTACATGTAAAATAGCTAAATAAAATATGCAGGCTCTATGCCAGTTCTTTTATCAGTTATCCATAACACCTCTAATTATTAATAATGAAAGAATGCTCAAAAACTCTGCTATGTTGTGCTGTAAATTTTAGAACTTCTCTCCATTTGAACAAATACAATAACTAGGTTCCCTTTCAGGACCTTAGAAATGCAGTGCCTGGGTTTGAAACACCATAGAGGACTGTTAATTTGCCCTATAGTAGCAACCAAAcaactcagaccactgagctaggCACTATCAAAATATCATGTCTATTAGATATTTGTTAATCAGGTACATATTTTTGCTGATGTGAGCTTTTATAACATTTAAATCTAAAAGGTAAATTTAAGTGAAAACATCACTTTAAGTTGGGACACAGTCAGGCCTTTGCAGTGACTTGGCATTATTGATACAGAAATTAGGAAGCTCTGGTTGGGACCAAAGCCCAAAAATATCAATTCCTTCTGTCCCAAGTACAAACTCTGCTCTCCAAAGCTTGCCTGGAATTCTCTCCACAGGCAGATGAATCTGGATAAGTGTCATTCCTTTATAATTACACACAAACTAAACTTTGCTTGTCAAAGTGATTTTTTGTATAAATTGTTTTGGAGTATTTAAACCAAAGAATTAATTTTGTAATCTTGTCAGTACAATAAAAAGCTTTGTTCCCTAATGGACAAATAGATTGCTGTGAACTATTCTAACCTAGGTTATGATTAAAaacttccctctgcagagcaAGCCAGCAGTAAAGCTCAGTGAAATGAGGTATTTCTGGCCAGGGATGACCAACCATGGACCATGCTGTTCATATGCCTGGAGCCTGCATAACCCCACAATTTGTAGAAAAAGGAAATCACTACTTCAATTCATGGGAGCGACAGGTCCTAGCAGGTACTGGTGCACCTAAGAAGTGCCCACATAAATCAAATGATAGCATTAGCCGTTGGCAGCTATATATTGAAGAGGCCGACAGTGTCTATTTTTGCAAGCCCTCCCAGAGAATCTCAGGCAAAGGCCATCCAAGCTCAGTACACAGGTTCTCAGTCTTACTTTTTGACTTCAGCCCTTCTCCAGAAACAAGCCCTTTGTATCCCCTGAAGTCATTTCTATTTTATGTTTCAATAACATTTCTTGGTAACTTTACTCCAGATGTTAGAAACAACAAAGATCCTTTTGTATTCGAGGATACAATCCCCTCTACTATCTCAGGCCTTCACACCCTGTAGCAATGTATCTTTTTATAGAAACTATGTATTACCATGCATCTTTTGACAGGAGCTTTGCACTACTTTGTACCTTTGTATTACTCTTTATCTTTGTTATTTTGTACTACTTCACACCTTTTTATTATTCTTTATATTTGTATTCAGAGACACTTTGTATCTGACTCTATACTGTATGTAATACTCCATTTTGACGGATATGTTCCGCTGTATTAGCCTGTGAACCTTATGCTGTCTCTGTGTGAAGATGAGCGCGTGAAGTGTAAACGTGGATGCTTACTGAGTTAGCCTCCGGAGTCAGGCTGTCTAGACAACAAAGACGTGGCGGTGGAAGGACAAGGGAAACTGGATTCTGTAGCAGTGACCCACCCAAAGGGAATATTAAATCCCATCTGGAGGTAATGAGTCACACAGGAACCTGGGGCAGTcaggcaggaccaaccccatctGCCATTGATTGGTGACTTGCAGTGCTGGGACAGTGGGACTACAATGTATAAAAGATGTGTACGCCACTATGGAGTTGGGTTCTTTTCATCTTGTCAATACTGGAGCACTGATCTGGATCTACGGAACCTATCTCCACACTCATATCTGATCCATTTGGCCAGAGGATTAGAGTGAACAACTTTTGGTAATTATATGCAACCACAAGaggatgtatgtgtgtgtgtatatgcctGTGAGTAAATTAAGTAGAtgatatgcatataatataacgGTGCGTATTCTTAATAAATGTAGTGTTCTTGTCTTATCCCTCTAAAAAGATCCCGTGTGTTTCTTATAacaactcttccactgctcagaagctgcagctcctcacttaCTCTTTCTTGCCATCCCTCAGCAGCTGCCGGGCTAccgctctctctctttccagatTCAGAGTTATCCTTTTCTGATACTGCTTGAGTTTATCCCGCTGCTGTTTCAGTTGCTAatggagaagaaaataaaaataacattcagTTAAAAGACAAGCCATGGATGCTTTATTTTACAACTGCTGTTTGACAGTCGGGGTCGGGCACATCTGCAGTCTATTCTATCCATCCAGATACTTCTCAATTTTCTAACAATTTCTGTGGCTAGTTCCTAGAAGACAAGAGCACCAAAGGTTACTACAGTGATTAAAATGCCAAAAGTAAACCCTCACACTGTCGTCTCCTCCTTGCTGCATGACTTCATGCACCccaaaaagaaaaatacttgaAAGAGTGGCTCCCAAGACAAACACACTTATTGAgctttggggctgggggaaaggatTTACCCCCGGCAGACAGTGGAAACTGCCCTCTGCTAGAATGTTGTAAAAGTAACTGTTGTAGGGATGATAATCCAAGACTGTCAGACACACCGACATCTTCCCTGTGACCTGGGAAAGTTTCCCTAACAGACGTGTGCCACCTGTTACATGTAGTAAAGAAAAAGGCTGAGTCTACATTACAGTTACTTTTTGAAAAGGGACTGCAAGTGATGCAAATCAGAAATGTAAGTGAAGTGCCGATTTACAtatatcatgcttcatttgcacaatcccattttcgaaagagtctttgaaagaaaaacggcagtgtagatggggttcttttgaaataaatccccatttttgaaagcacccttcttcctaattttgtcaggaagaagggtgctttcaaaaatggggctttatttcaaaagaaccccatctacatactgtttttctttcaaaagactctcttttgaaaatgggattatgcaaatgaagtgtgatatgtaaatcagcacttcatttgcatttccaatttgcattccccttttgaaaagagactgtagtgtagacacagacaaaaagaaaagaactgcTCCAGACATGCCCCTCTTTATATGGGCTGAATAGCCCCTGAACAGGTCCTGGCCACAGAGCCCTGTATATAATGCACCATCTTGAGCCCAGCAGGGTTcggaggcagctgtgttagtctgcttcTGCGAAATCAAGGAGTCCAGCGGCTccctgaagactaacaattttcttGTGGGGCAAGTGAAAAAGCCTATGCAGTAATAaaactgttaatctttaaggtgccatcgGACTAGTTGTTCAAGCAGAACAAGGTGTGGATCAAGCTGAAGAATCACGGTAACccgtatctgacaaagtgggctcaGCCCACACCCCAATAGTCTTTGAAACGCCActgggactccttgttgttttagcAGAAACACGCTAACGTGGCTGCTCTCTAAGACACGGCACCTAGGACCATCTTTAATCAGATGCAGAACATGCAGCTGTGTACTGTGAAGGCACCCCAAAATGTGGAGCACTGCTGGGTCTCAATGTCCTTCCACCCACCTGTTCCTCTCCTTGTTTGGTGGATCCGGTTAACTTACAAGCTGCAAAGTCTGCCAGGCGAGTGAAAGAGCCACTCAGGCGGCAACGAGGGCACTTAATAGGCATTTGCCAACTAGAGACGCTGGGCTGGAGATGCTCCAGcgtgggcaggggagtggggagagaacccCGGAATCCTACACTGCGAggcttggaagggacctcagggggtcatcgagtccagcccccccgcccagagcaggatcagccccaattaaatcatccccgCCAGGACTTCCTCAACCTCGGTAAAAACC
The sequence above is a segment of the Carettochelys insculpta isolate YL-2023 chromosome 20, ASM3395843v1, whole genome shotgun sequence genome. Coding sequences within it:
- the CHMP6 gene encoding charged multivesicular body protein 6 isoform X2; the protein is MGNLFGRKRRSRVTEQDKAVLQLKQQRDKLKQYQKRITLNLERERAVARQLLRDGKKEKAMLLLKKKRYQEQLLDKTENQISNLERMVQDIEFTQIEMKVIEGLKIGNECLNKMHEVMSIEEVERIIDETQDAVEYQRQIDEMLAGSLSAEDEDAILEELNAITQEEVKLPEVPTEPLPEGIPGRISLFNCMTSCFSCIFSEV
- the CHMP6 gene encoding charged multivesicular body protein 6 isoform X3 encodes the protein MGNLFGRKRRSRVTEQDKAVLQLKQQRDKLKQYQKRITLNLERERAVARQLLRDGKKEKAMLLLKKKRYQEQLLDKTENQISNLERMVQDIEFTQIEMKVIEGLKIGNECLNKMHEVMSIEEVERIIDETQDAVEYQRQIDEMLAGSLSAEDEDAILEELNAITQEEVKLPEVPTEPLPEGIPDTSPVKIRAKPELVAAS
- the CHMP6 gene encoding charged multivesicular body protein 6 isoform X1 produces the protein MPIKCPRCRLSGSFTRLADFAACKLTGSTKQGEEQQLKQQRDKLKQYQKRITLNLERERAVARQLLRDGKKEKAMLLLKKKRYQEQLLDKTENQISNLERMVQDIEFTQIEMKVIEGLKIGNECLNKMHEVMSIEEVERIIDETQDAVEYQRQIDEMLAGSLSAEDEDAILEELNAITQEEVKLPEVPTEPLPEGIPDTSPVKIRAKPELVAAS